In Zunongwangia sp. HGR-M22, the sequence TTAATATAACAGCTTGGCAAATAGCTTGCATTAAGTACACCGTAATCCCAATTTGAGATGCTAACCGGTGTGTACGATACTTTTACGTGAGTATCTTTTCCGGTGATTGTATTCGCCTTAAAATTTGCGTGAGATAGTTCTGCAATAAGATTATCTGCATTATCCAGTTCTATTTTACCATAGCGTACATTAAGTCTTATTTGAGCATTTTTAGGCGCTTTTATTTTTATGGTCTTATGGGCGTTGGCACCTTCTTTATTTCGATTTAAAAAGATCACATTAGGCATTTTTTCACCAGCTTCTTGTTTAGCGGTCATTTTCTCTTCAAAATTCTTCCCCCAGGCTTCCATTTTCTTTCCAAAGGATTCTCCCCACTTCTCCATACTGGCTCCAAAAGAATTCCCCCATTCTTCCATGCTTTTCTCAAACTCCTCGCTATTTCCCTCTACATTCTTTTCAAGGTTCGCCGCCCATTTTTCCATTTTCTTCTCAAAGTCTTTTCCAAACTTTTTATCGACCTGCTTTTCATAACGATCTAAATAGGCATCACCTTCTTCCTGATAGGCTTGATAATCAAAATTTAAAGCTCCCATATTTGCAAAAAGATCTGGTGGCAAAGGGTTTTCAGAAATATTTTGTAATAAAGGGGTTACAAGATCATTCATTATTGGCCCCATAATTTCTGGCAATTGCGCCAAGGCATCATTAAGCTCTTCATCATTAATATCTACATTCCAATTAATTTGCATGTCAGATTTAGAAGATATCTGTACTTTATTTTTTGATCCCTTAGTGTTAAGCTTCCAGCTATCCATAATTTTGGCAGCTTCATTTTGTGGAACACCACCATCAATATAAGCTTCGATCGCTACGGTATTTTTATCCCAATTCTCAATAACAATATTGGTGTTTTTCGCATTTACTTCTACAACAACATCACTATTCACATTGTAGTTTCTCTGCATCATATCCTGTGCGATGACGGTGACATGCAAAGTGCATCCCAAAAGGAATAAAAATATATAATTAAGCTTGTGCATTTTCATAACTGTTGTCTTTTGATTCTTTAATTTCTTTTAGCTTTTGTTTTAGTTTGAACAACAACTCTAACCTAAGCTGTAAGTTAGCAACCATTGCTTCGATGGTTTGTTCGTTTGGCCCTAACTCATTTAATTCGTTATTTAATCTTTTGTATTCTTTATCCAGCTCTGCCAGTTGCTTCATAAAAGAGTCTATAAGTGCTTTATTCTCATTATTCACATCTAGCTTTGCCAACTCCATATTAAGGCTTGCCATGTAATAATCTTCTATCTTTTTATACTGTGGCGACACATCACTTAGCTGAAATTGTTTTGCTGAATTTTCGCTTTTCTTCTCTTTCTCTTCTACTGGGTTTTCTTCTGAATTTTCTTCTGAATTTTCTACAACCTGATTCCCATAAGGATCTACTGAATTACCAGAACTGAAGTAGAAAAATCCTCCTGCTCCCAAGGCAACCACTAGTACGGCAGCGATCTGTAAAAACCATTTATAGTTACCAGACTTTTTCTTTTCAGGAAACGATTTATTCAATCGATCTTCAAATCTTGCATGATGCCCTTCTGGAATTTGAAACTTTTGTTTTTCTTTATCCTCCTGCAGCATCTTTCTAATATCCTGTCCCATATCTCAATTTTTTTATGTTTGATCTACTGTGAGCTAAACAGCTTCTCCTCTACAATTTTGTTTGTCTTTTTATTCCTCCCAATTGCTGCTCAAGATTACTAATCTTTTCCTGCAATTTTTTCTTTCCGCGGTGCACCAGTGTTCTGGAAGCCACCTGAGTAATATTCAGTATTTCTGAAATTTCTTCATGATCATATCCTTCTACTAAAAATAGCATTAAAGGATATCGATACTTTTCTGGAAGCTCGCTAATCGCTTGCTTAATGTCTTCAACGGTAATTCCGTCGTTAACATGCCAGTCTTCTTCGTCGGTTTTTCCAAGAACATGCTCGTTCATCGCAACTAGCTCTAACTTCTTTGCTTTTAGCTTATCCAGACATTTGTTTATAACGATTCTTTTAAGCCAGGCGCCAAAAGTGACCTCTCCGGTAAATTGATGCAGTTTTGCAAAAGCCTTAATAAAAGCTTCCTGCATCGCATCTTCTGCCTCCTGGGTATCGTTCATAAACCTAAATGCCACGTAATACATACCTTCACAGTATTTATTGTAAAGCTTTAGCTGCGCTTTGCGGCTATTGTTCTTA encodes:
- a CDS encoding RNA polymerase sigma factor, which produces MLQHQLIEDCKNNSRKAQLKLYNKYCEGMYYVAFRFMNDTQEAEDAMQEAFIKAFAKLHQFTGEVTFGAWLKRIVINKCLDKLKAKKLELVAMNEHVLGKTDEEDWHVNDGITVEDIKQAISELPEKYRYPLMLFLVEGYDHEEISEILNITQVASRTLVHRGKKKLQEKISNLEQQLGGIKRQTKL